A DNA window from Planctomycetota bacterium contains the following coding sequences:
- a CDS encoding V-type ATP synthase subunit A translates to MKEGVVKKVAGPLVVATGLDQSGMYEIARVGKEKLFGEIIEIRAGEYSIQVYESTEGIGPGDPVYPTGAPLSVELGPGLMTAIYDGIQRPLEAIRGKFGDFIVRGAELPGLDRSKKWHFVPAVKEGAQVGPGDVVGTVQETPLVSHKILVPPGLGGRVVSIRETQATVTEPVYVLEGEGGRHELPMMQKWPVRQPRPVARRVPPTELLVTGQRVIDMLFPVAKGGTACVPGPFGSGKTVVQHQLAKWADAQIVVYVGCGERGNEMTDVLLEFPELEDPQSGRPLIERTVLIANTSNMPVAAREASVFCGITIAEYFRDMGYSVATMADSTSRWAEAMREISGRLEEMPGEEGFPAYLASRIAGFYERAGNVICLGADGRAGTVSLIGAVSPPGGDLSEPVVQATLRVVKVFWGLDDALAAQRHFPAINWLTSYSLYEDVASKFAGEHVDRQWADVRRRAMWLLNREAELEELVRLVGVDSLSASDRLILLGAKMVREDFLHQNAFDAVDTYTSARKQFLMLRNIVDFYDLAAKALEGGADVEAITRLGALEDIAQMKRVDEGDVDQLDALRGKLEQQIAGLAAAAPKEA, encoded by the coding sequence ATGAAAGAAGGCGTGGTCAAGAAGGTTGCCGGCCCCCTGGTCGTCGCCACGGGCCTCGACCAGTCGGGCATGTACGAGATCGCCCGGGTCGGCAAGGAGAAGCTCTTCGGCGAGATCATCGAGATCCGCGCCGGCGAGTACTCCATCCAGGTCTACGAGAGCACCGAAGGGATCGGCCCCGGCGACCCCGTCTACCCCACGGGCGCGCCCCTGAGCGTCGAGCTAGGGCCGGGCCTCATGACCGCCATCTACGACGGCATCCAGCGCCCGCTCGAGGCCATCCGCGGCAAGTTCGGCGACTTCATCGTGCGCGGGGCCGAACTGCCCGGCCTCGACCGCTCGAAGAAGTGGCACTTCGTGCCCGCCGTGAAGGAGGGCGCCCAGGTGGGCCCCGGCGACGTCGTGGGCACGGTGCAGGAAACGCCGCTCGTGAGCCACAAGATCCTGGTGCCGCCCGGCCTCGGCGGCCGCGTGGTGTCCATCCGCGAAACCCAGGCCACCGTCACCGAGCCGGTCTATGTGCTGGAGGGGGAGGGCGGCCGCCACGAGCTGCCGATGATGCAGAAGTGGCCCGTGCGGCAGCCGCGCCCGGTGGCACGGCGCGTGCCGCCCACCGAGCTGCTGGTCACCGGCCAGCGCGTGATCGACATGCTGTTCCCCGTGGCCAAGGGCGGCACCGCGTGCGTGCCCGGCCCCTTCGGCAGCGGCAAGACCGTGGTGCAGCATCAGCTCGCGAAGTGGGCCGACGCTCAGATCGTGGTCTACGTCGGCTGCGGCGAGCGCGGCAACGAGATGACCGACGTGCTGCTCGAGTTCCCCGAGCTCGAGGACCCGCAGTCGGGGCGCCCGCTGATCGAGCGCACGGTGCTGATCGCCAACACCTCGAATATGCCCGTGGCCGCCCGCGAGGCGAGCGTGTTCTGCGGCATCACCATTGCCGAGTACTTCCGCGACATGGGCTACAGCGTGGCCACGATGGCCGACTCGACGAGCCGCTGGGCCGAGGCGATGCGCGAGATCTCCGGCCGGCTCGAGGAGATGCCGGGCGAGGAGGGCTTCCCGGCCTACCTGGCCAGCCGCATTGCAGGCTTCTACGAGCGCGCCGGCAACGTCATCTGCCTCGGGGCCGATGGGCGGGCCGGCACGGTGAGCCTCATCGGCGCCGTGAGCCCGCCCGGCGGCGACCTCTCGGAGCCAGTCGTCCAGGCGACGCTCCGCGTGGTGAAGGTCTTCTGGGGCCTCGACGACGCGCTGGCGGCCCAGCGGCACTTCCCGGCCATCAACTGGCTCACCAGCTACTCGCTCTACGAGGACGTCGCGTCGAAGTTCGCCGGCGAGCACGTGGACAGGCAGTGGGCCGACGTGCGGCGTCGCGCCATGTGGCTCCTCAACCGCGAGGCGGAGCTCGAGGAGCTGGTCCGCCTGGTGGGCGTCGACTCGCTCTCGGCCTCCGACCGCCTTATCCTGCTGGGCGCCAAGATGGTGCGGGAGGACTTCCTGCACCAGAACGCCTTCGACGCGGTGGACACCTACACGTCGGCGCGCAAGCAATTCCTGATGCTGCGGAACATCGTGGACTTCTACGATCTGGCCGCGAAGGCGCTGGAGGGCGGCGCCGACGTCGAGGCGATCACGCGCCTCGGCGCGCTGGAGGATATTGCCCAGATGAAGCGCGTGGACGAGGGCGACGTGGACCAGCTCGACGCGCTTCGCGGGAAGCTCGAACAACAGATCGCCGGCCTGGCCGCCGCGGCTCCCAAGGAGGCGTGA
- a CDS encoding V-type ATPase subunit, which translates to MPAVASPRLNRMSWTYVSGLVSALDTRLLTQRATAELLGADELRDLCSRVRQTLLFADLPETAEPFELAEAMQVSYAATTRRLGEASPMPSMADVFLLPLEWQAYRGFLREKALGLEGAAAPGASVPRSVWEQCWAGQEAEAPYDLFAAAGAALRDAAPRDEWSPQHVDGITHVFEARSVRRAALGTGSAAIAGWVDAWLTFRLALAALRCRFNQWGGALAVEAFDGLGEARQALAAMGDEGRRDWRAPLMSLGLPGVQGIAEDEPLPPVAVERLIDNAMTEQIRAGRGEAFGPEPVFAFLWALRIEALNLKAIVAGRAAGLPREAIAGDLRQTYG; encoded by the coding sequence GTGCCTGCCGTGGCGTCCCCCCGCCTCAACCGCATGTCCTGGACCTATGTCAGCGGCCTCGTGAGTGCGCTGGACACGCGCCTGCTCACCCAACGGGCCACGGCAGAGCTGCTCGGCGCCGACGAGCTTCGCGACCTGTGCAGCCGCGTGCGCCAGACGCTTCTGTTCGCCGACCTTCCGGAGACTGCCGAGCCGTTCGAGCTGGCCGAGGCGATGCAGGTCTCCTACGCGGCTACGACGCGCCGGCTGGGCGAGGCCAGCCCCATGCCCAGCATGGCAGACGTCTTCCTACTGCCTCTCGAGTGGCAGGCCTATCGAGGCTTCCTGCGCGAGAAGGCCCTGGGCCTGGAGGGGGCCGCGGCGCCGGGGGCGAGTGTTCCTCGGAGCGTCTGGGAGCAGTGCTGGGCCGGCCAGGAGGCCGAGGCGCCCTACGACCTCTTCGCCGCGGCGGGCGCCGCCTTGCGCGACGCCGCGCCGCGCGACGAATGGTCGCCGCAGCACGTGGATGGCATCACGCACGTGTTTGAGGCGCGCAGCGTGCGGCGGGCCGCGTTGGGCACGGGCAGCGCGGCCATCGCAGGGTGGGTGGACGCCTGGCTCACCTTCCGCCTGGCGCTCGCGGCGCTGCGGTGCCGGTTCAACCAGTGGGGCGGCGCTCTTGCCGTGGAAGCATTCGACGGCCTGGGCGAGGCCCGGCAGGCGCTGGCGGCGATGGGCGACGAAGGCCGCCGCGACTGGCGGGCGCCCCTGATGAGCCTGGGGCTGCCCGGCGTGCAGGGCATCGCCGAGGATGAGCCCCTGCCGCCCGTGGCGGTCGAGCGCCTGATTGACAACGCGATGACAGAGCAGATTCGCGCGGGACGCGGCGAGGCGTTCGGACCGGAGCCCGTCTTCGCCTTCCTGTGGGCGCTGCGAATCGAGGCGCTGAATCTGAAGGCCATCGTCGCAGGGCGGGCCGCCGGCCTGCCCCGCGAGGCGATTGCCGGAGACCTGAGGCAGACCTATGGCTAA
- a CDS encoding V-type ATP synthase subunit E: protein MPLADVEKKVMASADKEAAQLVAQAEAEARAEFERRSAALRDEQRRRSAIAQAEAEASAERQVNARKAEFSLKLLEGKNEIFHDLFRAVADRALAGQGFDYARWLAAQVRRACAEGLSGTLYCAERDRAAVEAVVRGAGSRGLTVAPQPGLMRGGVYLVGDGVDLDLTLDAALEDLRDELAVSLAERLFGDVPSLGAAAEESGA, encoded by the coding sequence GTGCCGCTCGCCGACGTTGAGAAGAAGGTGATGGCCTCCGCCGACAAGGAGGCCGCCCAACTGGTCGCCCAGGCCGAGGCCGAGGCCAGGGCCGAGTTCGAGCGCCGCAGCGCCGCGCTCCGCGACGAGCAGCGCCGGCGCAGCGCCATCGCCCAGGCCGAGGCCGAGGCGAGCGCCGAGCGCCAGGTCAATGCACGCAAGGCCGAGTTCTCGCTCAAGCTGCTCGAGGGCAAGAACGAGATCTTCCACGACCTCTTCCGGGCTGTGGCCGACCGCGCTCTGGCGGGCCAGGGCTTCGACTATGCCCGCTGGCTCGCCGCCCAGGTGCGGCGAGCGTGCGCCGAGGGGCTGTCGGGCACGCTCTACTGCGCCGAGCGCGACCGCGCGGCCGTCGAGGCCGTCGTGCGGGGGGCGGGCAGCAGGGGCCTCACCGTGGCGCCCCAGCCAGGCCTGATGCGCGGCGGGGTGTACCTCGTCGGCGATGGCGTGGACCTGGATCTCACGCTTGACGCCGCTCTGGAGGACCTGCGCGACGAACTCGCCGTCTCGCTCGCCGAGCGCCTGTTCGGCGATGTCCCCTCCCTCGGCGCGGCCGCCGAGGAGTCAGGAGCCTAG
- a CDS encoding V-type ATP synthase subunit K: MEDFVTQYFLKTGAGWAVIGAMMAVMFGGVGSARGIRIAGGQAAGVLSEKPELFGKLLVLMALPGTQGFYGFIIAIFMAAQTGILGGALKVTPLMGLALMAVGICAGIVQYRSAIYQGEASAAAINLTARRPEESGRSILIPALVETYAVVALLASILFIMWVTAMKVA; the protein is encoded by the coding sequence ATGGAAGACTTCGTGACGCAGTACTTCTTGAAGACGGGCGCGGGCTGGGCCGTCATCGGCGCGATGATGGCGGTGATGTTCGGCGGCGTGGGCTCGGCCCGAGGCATCCGCATCGCCGGCGGCCAGGCAGCCGGCGTGCTGTCGGAGAAGCCCGAGCTGTTCGGCAAGCTGCTGGTCCTCATGGCGCTCCCGGGCACGCAGGGCTTCTACGGCTTCATCATCGCCATCTTCATGGCCGCGCAGACGGGCATTCTCGGCGGCGCGCTGAAGGTGACGCCGCTGATGGGCCTGGCCCTCATGGCGGTGGGCATCTGCGCCGGCATCGTGCAGTACCGCAGCGCCATCTACCAGGGCGAGGCCTCGGCGGCCGCCATCAACCTCACCGCACGCCGGCCCGAGGAGAGCGGGCGCTCGATCCTCATCCCCGCCCTGGTCGAAACCTATGCCGTCGTGGCGCTCCTCGCCTCGATTCTCTTCATCATGTGGGTCACCGCGATGAAGGTCGCCTAG
- a CDS encoding alpha-glucuronidase family glycosyl hydrolase, whose translation MQVRLIAAGVFAALVSWNASGFELIRGGKPSATLVVADKAADAERFAAAELQAFLEKATGAKLAIVGKLPAGGQPVVLVGQTTVREAGEEFVTASQLAQIRDDGYAISTMAKQPALLLVGKEPRGTLYAVYDLLEAELGCGFFVDGDHVPQRSDVVLRRQNILGNPAFTDRTYYVPLGLYGPKRFQATLWNAEDWKPFLRWMAKKKMNSLAIPFTLVSRAWGTAFDQAFPEAKGQRPEVLEGVDAKAGVTARMGYGLNPEYTTALLKDVFAYARQTLGLKITYVYVYGEFEQSLRKAMPNLAWQPPYPASYPAAAGGSCALAPSEPRIRELQAKLWKAIVDTYGTDHSYVVCGEPAPRMAAASQSSESRSLAAIETMRQVDPKAQIRVPSWEAPSWGNTPEARSRFISQLPPDVGFLYWDPDLGALRRKLDLRFVTEIERIDSRMAGSYRDTVYTAADRLAGRSLAYAVPWSDGPNDDLFTNRFWLLANCFHHFNHLIPAPKAVGFWNWHDLRRVNPMMDDLCAEFAWGAAYVWRAEGAQTNRAVSNYLQRRYAPAAIFPMAEAQKEGLRGAPRPETGVNYRAYTGWGSISAPGSSAARTAVALALACKPAAGASLFYEADLVDLGRNYLHQHIQESCNRVLAIVRDAKRAAATNGYSTQVKEESLAALQKAEKQLLAAHKALSRLIATRKDMCLDDAILEATATKGANKLLAQAIREQQSPLFNDGYALTDTLEYHQQVAGRQLQQVLDYARRELGTPTADAVPGWESFFRQGAEQYIEKSDPVAYDKKAEKAAASAILQEFLESAE comes from the coding sequence ATGCAGGTCCGCCTGATCGCGGCAGGTGTCTTCGCGGCACTGGTGTCGTGGAACGCGAGTGGCTTCGAGCTGATTCGGGGGGGGAAGCCCTCGGCAACCCTCGTCGTGGCCGACAAGGCGGCGGACGCGGAGCGGTTCGCTGCCGCCGAACTGCAAGCCTTCCTCGAGAAGGCCACCGGCGCCAAGCTCGCTATCGTGGGCAAACTCCCGGCCGGTGGCCAGCCCGTGGTGCTGGTGGGCCAGACCACTGTGCGCGAAGCCGGCGAGGAGTTCGTGACCGCGTCGCAGCTTGCCCAGATCCGCGACGATGGCTATGCCATCAGCACCATGGCGAAGCAGCCGGCGCTCCTCCTCGTCGGCAAGGAACCTCGCGGGACCCTCTACGCCGTCTACGACCTGCTGGAGGCGGAACTCGGTTGCGGCTTCTTCGTAGACGGCGACCACGTTCCGCAGCGGAGCGACGTGGTGCTCCGCCGGCAGAACATCCTCGGCAATCCGGCCTTCACCGACCGCACCTACTACGTGCCCCTCGGCCTCTACGGCCCGAAGCGGTTCCAGGCCACCCTGTGGAATGCCGAGGACTGGAAGCCGTTCCTCCGCTGGATGGCGAAGAAGAAGATGAACTCCCTGGCCATTCCCTTCACCCTGGTCAGCCGGGCCTGGGGCACCGCGTTCGACCAGGCCTTCCCCGAGGCGAAGGGCCAACGGCCCGAGGTGCTGGAAGGCGTGGACGCAAAGGCCGGGGTCACCGCCCGCATGGGATACGGCCTGAACCCCGAGTACACCACGGCCTTGCTCAAGGACGTCTTCGCCTACGCCCGGCAAACGCTCGGCCTGAAGATCACCTACGTATATGTCTACGGCGAGTTCGAGCAGAGCCTGCGGAAGGCGATGCCGAACCTGGCCTGGCAGCCGCCGTACCCCGCCAGTTACCCCGCCGCCGCAGGGGGCAGTTGCGCTCTGGCCCCCTCGGAGCCCAGGATTCGCGAACTCCAGGCGAAGCTGTGGAAGGCCATTGTGGACACGTACGGCACCGACCACTCCTACGTGGTTTGTGGCGAGCCGGCGCCCAGGATGGCGGCCGCTTCCCAGTCCTCCGAAAGCAGAAGCCTCGCCGCGATTGAAACCATGCGGCAGGTGGACCCCAAGGCCCAGATCCGCGTGCCCTCATGGGAAGCTCCTTCCTGGGGCAACACGCCCGAGGCGCGGAGCCGCTTCATCAGCCAGCTTCCCCCCGATGTCGGCTTCCTCTACTGGGACCCCGACCTCGGCGCGCTGCGCCGCAAGCTCGACCTCCGGTTTGTCACCGAGATCGAGCGGATTGACAGCCGGATGGCCGGTTCGTACCGCGACACCGTCTACACCGCGGCCGACCGGTTGGCGGGCCGCTCGCTTGCGTACGCCGTGCCGTGGAGCGACGGGCCGAACGACGATCTCTTCACCAACCGCTTCTGGCTGCTGGCCAACTGCTTCCACCACTTCAACCACCTGATCCCCGCGCCCAAAGCCGTGGGCTTCTGGAACTGGCACGATCTTCGCCGCGTGAATCCCATGATGGACGACCTGTGCGCGGAGTTCGCCTGGGGCGCGGCCTATGTCTGGCGCGCTGAAGGGGCCCAGACGAACCGCGCCGTGAGCAACTACCTCCAGCGGCGATATGCACCCGCCGCCATCTTCCCCATGGCCGAGGCCCAGAAAGAGGGCCTGCGCGGCGCCCCGCGCCCCGAAACCGGCGTGAACTACCGCGCCTACACCGGTTGGGGCAGCATCTCGGCGCCCGGCAGCAGCGCCGCGCGCACCGCCGTTGCACTCGCCCTGGCCTGCAAGCCGGCCGCCGGCGCCAGCCTCTTCTATGAGGCCGACCTGGTGGACCTCGGGCGCAACTACCTCCATCAGCACATCCAGGAGAGCTGCAACCGCGTGCTCGCCATCGTGCGCGACGCCAAGCGGGCCGCCGCCACCAACGGCTACTCCACCCAGGTCAAGGAGGAGTCCCTCGCGGCCCTCCAGAAGGCCGAGAAGCAACTCCTCGCCGCCCACAAAGCGCTCAGCCGCCTCATCGCCACGCGCAAAGACATGTGCCTCGACGACGCCATCCTCGAGGCCACCGCCACCAAGGGCGCCAACAAGCTCCTCGCACAGGCCATCCGCGAACAGCAGAGCCCGCTCTTCAACGACGGCTACGCCCTCACCGACACGCTCGAGTATCACCAGCAGGTGGCAGGCCGCCAGCTTCAGCAGGTGCTCGACTATGCCCGGCGCGAGCTGGGGACCCCCACCGCCGATGCCGTGCCGGGCTGGGAAAGCTTCTTCCGCCAGGGCGCCGAGCAGTACATCGAGAAATCCGACCCCGTCGCCTACGACAAGAAGGCCGAAAAGGCCGCCGCCAGCGCCATCCTCCAGGAGTTCCTCGAGTCTGCCGAGTAG
- a CDS encoding PP2C family protein-serine/threonine phosphatase produces the protein MPRKPSEGLPFEEQVRELRAFLAEVAGDTDTTRFLKQLQAAQARVQRVSKPVADAAGQGPPFGGGDTAAVQDRDDIQRARTVVNKLLPSQPPKVPGLDIGLYSRSCHEVGGDYFDFINLPNDRLAFVIADVAGKGFGAAIVMAMLREILHIVTTSEHTPASAVSATNRLLVPDMPRGMFITLLYGVLDPATREMTLVNAGHCPPIIWRPRLTGARVLDLRGPALGVLEPPRFAEAIRQKTLPLEPGDCLCFFTDGVSEAKDLLGEEFGGQRLAQILRDTANQPAAKVVDAIMAAVDEHTKGAAQHDDITLVVVRALGDGGSPPTA, from the coding sequence GTGCCAAGGAAACCCAGCGAGGGGCTGCCGTTCGAGGAGCAGGTGCGCGAGCTGCGCGCCTTTCTGGCCGAGGTGGCGGGCGACACCGACACCACGCGCTTCCTCAAACAGCTTCAGGCGGCTCAGGCCAGAGTCCAGCGGGTCTCGAAGCCCGTGGCCGACGCGGCGGGCCAGGGCCCGCCCTTCGGCGGAGGCGACACGGCGGCGGTGCAGGACCGCGATGACATTCAGCGCGCGCGCACGGTGGTGAACAAGCTCCTGCCGTCGCAGCCCCCCAAGGTGCCGGGCCTCGACATCGGGCTCTACAGCCGCTCGTGCCACGAGGTCGGGGGCGACTACTTCGACTTCATCAATCTCCCCAACGATCGCCTGGCCTTCGTGATCGCCGACGTGGCCGGCAAGGGCTTCGGCGCCGCCATCGTGATGGCCATGCTGCGCGAGATCCTGCACATCGTCACCACCAGCGAGCACACGCCGGCCAGCGCGGTGAGCGCCACCAACCGCCTGCTGGTGCCCGACATGCCCCGCGGGATGTTCATCACCCTGCTCTACGGCGTTCTGGACCCCGCGACGCGCGAGATGACGCTCGTGAACGCGGGCCACTGCCCGCCCATCATCTGGCGCCCCCGGCTCACGGGCGCGCGGGTGCTGGACCTCCGCGGCCCCGCGCTGGGGGTGCTGGAGCCGCCGCGCTTCGCCGAGGCGATCCGGCAGAAGACCCTGCCGCTGGAGCCGGGCGACTGCCTGTGCTTTTTCACCGACGGGGTGTCGGAAGCGAAGGACCTGCTGGGCGAGGAGTTCGGGGGGCAGCGGCTGGCGCAGATTCTTCGCGACACGGCCAACCAGCCCGCCGCCAAGGTGGTGGACGCCATTATGGCCGCTGTGGACGAGCACACCAAGGGCGCCGCACAGCACGACGACATCACCCTGGTGGTCGTGCGAGCGCTCGGCGACGGCGGCTCCCCGCCGACGGCCTGA
- the folP gene encoding dihydropteroate synthase, producing MIAKLPHNPRVIVAPGHRALADEIRRFVGASPAVGDWFLKLERLSENQAAALVGQAMKHGGGALLRQAGDGAADALVRLPGDCVDVFLGALAREGVGSELLEAIRATTAAWERSTFDLQCGTQVLHLGPRTLLMGILNVTPDSFSDGGAFLDAGKAVEHGLRLVAEGADLLDIGGESTRPGAEPVDAATECARVVPVVAALARQAGVPVSIDTSKAAVARQAFEAGATVLNDVTALRGDREMAAAAAQSGFPVVLMHMQGTPRTMQQAPRYGDLMSEVVAFLRASMALAVEAGVREEQLVVDPGLGFGKSLAHNLELLERVGELRSLGRPILLGPSRKSMIGKVLGVPADQRVFGTAALVALGAARGAHILRVHDVAAMAQVARMVDAARGTAWDPGDAQT from the coding sequence GTGATTGCCAAGCTGCCCCACAACCCGCGCGTCATCGTCGCGCCCGGCCACCGCGCCCTGGCCGACGAGATCCGCCGCTTCGTCGGCGCCAGCCCCGCCGTGGGAGACTGGTTCCTCAAGCTCGAACGCCTCAGCGAGAACCAGGCGGCCGCCCTGGTGGGCCAGGCGATGAAGCACGGCGGCGGCGCCTTGCTCCGACAGGCTGGCGACGGGGCCGCCGATGCGCTCGTGCGGCTGCCGGGCGACTGCGTGGACGTCTTCCTCGGCGCCCTCGCCCGGGAGGGCGTCGGCAGCGAACTCCTCGAGGCCATCCGCGCCACCACCGCCGCCTGGGAGCGCTCCACGTTCGACCTCCAGTGCGGCACCCAGGTCCTGCACCTGGGCCCGCGCACGCTGCTCATGGGCATCCTCAACGTCACCCCGGACTCCTTCTCTGATGGCGGGGCGTTCCTGGACGCCGGCAAGGCGGTCGAGCACGGCCTCCGCCTGGTGGCGGAGGGGGCCGACCTGCTGGACATCGGCGGCGAATCCACTCGCCCCGGGGCGGAGCCTGTGGATGCCGCTACCGAGTGCGCCCGGGTCGTTCCCGTGGTGGCCGCTCTGGCTCGCCAGGCCGGCGTGCCGGTGTCTATTGACACCTCGAAGGCCGCGGTCGCCCGACAGGCGTTCGAGGCCGGGGCCACAGTGCTCAACGATGTGACGGCGCTCCGCGGCGACCGCGAGATGGCCGCCGCGGCCGCGCAGAGCGGCTTTCCCGTGGTGCTCATGCACATGCAGGGCACCCCGCGCACGATGCAGCAGGCCCCGCGCTACGGGGACCTGATGAGCGAGGTCGTGGCCTTCCTGCGCGCGAGCATGGCCCTCGCCGTAGAGGCGGGGGTGCGCGAGGAGCAACTCGTGGTGGACCCCGGTCTGGGGTTCGGCAAGTCGCTTGCGCACAACCTCGAACTGCTCGAGAGGGTGGGGGAACTGCGCAGCCTGGGCCGCCCCATTCTGCTCGGCCCCTCACGGAAGAGCATGATCGGCAAGGTCCTCGGCGTGCCGGCCGACCAGCGGGTGTTCGGCACCGCGGCCCTGGTCGCTCTGGGGGCTGCCCGCGGCGCGCACATCCTGCGAGTGCACGATGTGGCGGCCATGGCGCAGGTGGCCAGGATGGTGGATGCCGCGCGGGGAACGGCCTGGGACCCGGGGGACGCCCAGACCTGA
- the scpB gene encoding SMC-Scp complex subunit ScpB, translated as MSDEGQLKLVLEALLFASDEPLTLRHIRDVLSLEDARVARRLVDELREELAAGRRGIQIEEVAGGYRLLSNREYAPYVEQLHKAERRARLSQAALETLAIVAYKQPIHRADIEAIRGVQADAVVRSLQEQGLIRVVGRADVLGRPFLYGTTKRFLETFGLSSLDDLPKAEELQVP; from the coding sequence GTGAGCGATGAGGGCCAACTGAAGCTCGTGCTCGAAGCCCTGCTCTTCGCCTCCGATGAGCCGCTCACCCTGCGCCACATCCGCGACGTGTTGAGCCTCGAGGATGCCCGCGTGGCGCGGCGCCTGGTGGACGAACTGCGGGAGGAACTGGCCGCCGGCCGGCGCGGCATCCAGATCGAGGAAGTGGCCGGCGGCTACCGCCTGCTGTCGAACCGCGAGTACGCTCCGTACGTCGAGCAGCTCCACAAGGCCGAGCGGCGCGCGCGCCTGTCGCAGGCGGCGCTGGAGACCCTGGCCATCGTGGCCTACAAGCAGCCGATCCATCGGGCGGACATCGAGGCGATCCGCGGCGTGCAGGCCGACGCCGTGGTCCGCAGCCTCCAGGAGCAGGGGCTGATCCGCGTGGTCGGGCGGGCCGACGTGCTCGGCCGCCCCTTCCTCTACGGCACCACGAAGCGGTTCCTCGAAACGTTCGGTCTCAGCTCGCTCGACGATCTCCCCAAGGCCGAAGAGCTGCAAGTCCCGTGA
- a CDS encoding FMN-binding protein → MTDTVRYPLVLGLISVCSAAGLAFSYSLTRDEIARQKLLDRDRGLAAVFGMPFKESDPTRPWREVSATAPAKGATPAPVFAASDPKTGNPMFAAMGSARGYCSRIDVIVSVNAAGGVGDAARIRAIKVVGQSETPGLGNKSEEPGFQAQFEGLLLGRLELRKGVPYRAPGAPDDQPIAAITGATITSSAVVKAVQQAIGRIRERAGAAPAPNQEGAAQP, encoded by the coding sequence ATGACCGACACGGTTCGCTACCCCCTGGTGCTGGGCCTGATCTCGGTGTGCTCGGCTGCCGGCCTGGCCTTCTCCTACTCCCTCACCCGCGACGAAATCGCGCGCCAGAAGCTGCTCGACAGGGACCGCGGCCTCGCGGCGGTGTTCGGCATGCCGTTCAAGGAGAGCGACCCGACGCGTCCCTGGCGAGAGGTGTCGGCCACGGCACCCGCGAAAGGGGCCACGCCGGCGCCCGTCTTCGCGGCCAGCGACCCGAAGACCGGGAACCCGATGTTCGCCGCCATGGGCAGCGCGCGCGGCTATTGCAGCCGGATTGACGTCATCGTGTCGGTGAACGCGGCCGGCGGCGTCGGCGACGCCGCTCGGATCAGGGCGATAAAAGTGGTGGGGCAGAGCGAAACGCCTGGCCTGGGCAACAAGAGCGAGGAGCCGGGGTTCCAGGCCCAGTTCGAGGGCCTCCTCCTGGGGCGCCTGGAGCTCAGGAAGGGCGTGCCTTACCGCGCCCCCGGCGCGCCCGACGACCAGCCCATCGCCGCGATCACGGGCGCCACCATCACCTCCAGCGCCGTCGTCAAGGCCGTCCAGCAAGCCATTGGCCGCATCCGCGAGCGAGCCGGCGCGGCGCCCGCGCCGAACCAGGAAGGGGCCGCGCAGCCGTGA